ATTGGTTTGGGAGGTTTTTTTGGTACGATAGCAAGGTATCTCCTGTCGGGCTGGACATATAAATTGTTTGGCACAACCCTGCCGCATGGAACGCTTTTAGTTAATGTAATTGGCTCATTCCTTCTTGGGCTTATAATGGAATTCAGCATAAGAAGCGCTCTTATATCAGATGAACTTCGCATAGCATTTACAATTGGCTTTCTCGGTGCATTCACCACATTTTCCACATTCAGTTATGAGACATACAAACTTCTAGAGGACGGCAGTCTATTCCTTGCATTGGCAAA
This sequence is a window from Deltaproteobacteria bacterium. Protein-coding genes within it:
- the crcB gene encoding fluoride efflux transporter CrcB, with the translated sequence MRLISLIGLGGFFGTIARYLLSGWTYKLFGTTLPHGTLLVNVIGSFLLGLIMEFSIRSALISDELRIAFTIGFLGAFTTFSTFSYETYKLLEDGSLFLALANIVLNLLLCIMAESIFFLVEIP